A region of the Bombus pyrosoma isolate SC7728 linkage group LG15, ASM1482585v1, whole genome shotgun sequence genome:
AGCGATTTTTCTGAATACCTTTGGATGGAAAATGAGGAAGAATTTGATAAAGAGGTTTTGTAACTATTGTTTCAATAATGATTGAAGTATTCAGATATaaaactctttttttttttataagattttGATAACAtgatagtaattaaaaataataggtGATCCAACAATTAATGGAAGAGGAGTTGACAGAGGAATGTTTAAAAGCAATGTGGGAAGATGAAAGACAACATGAACGAAATACAAATTCTATTGCTTGGTCCACTGCTACTAGCATGCCTGAGAATGGTGCGGAACTTTGTCAGCAACTTAACAATCTAAAAATGCATGATGACCTTGCTAAGCAGGTATATCtcaatttatcttttaataaaaatttaattacatatgaATACTGTAtagataaagaatattatactatattttatatatacagaatTTCATAAGGGTAATTTGTTTTCAGAGTACATTGAATCCAAATGCAGCTGAATTTGTTCCAGCATTCAAATCAGCAGTAACATCTGTAAGTACACCACCAGAAGTTACTGCAGAATCATCATAGAAGCCAtatattcatttgtttaaCTGAATAAAACATAGGCTATATATATGGCTAATGTTTACCAACTTCAGTAACACAGTTGTATTAACTGAATTGCATTAAAAGTTAAATGACTGTCCCTACACGTACAAAGGTATAATGATCATCAAAGCAGATAATACATAATGCtgttatatgatatttacgAGTAATGAAGTCAGTTGCATAaccataaattgaaaaatatatattcaaatttttatagtcgTGAGATAttgcataatattataaacatttaattttacatatatatttttcggcGATATATTGAACAACGTGACATGCCAAAATCACTTGTTatggaaatttccaatttattgtttttatttttaactgaagaaaaatatattcaaatgtgatctatataatttatacatttggttggaagaaaagaatacatATACGAAGTTTCATaagttatatgtatacacattcAACAATGAATTGTTGCATCCAAGTGAACactacctttttttttttaatactttcagAATACTCCTTTTATTCTGATCTGAGAGTTTTTATATACTATAGTATGCGTTTCTGAATGAAACACTTTTCTAAGAGTTCCTTTTGTAACACTTATTTTATACTGGTATACATCTTCTGTAATCATTAACATGAATTAAGAATATATACTGAAGTCGTTAAGACTGATGTAAGTAAAATGttgcattaaaaattgtattgcaTCCAATACATATTTCGTTGATAAAACAATACTTAACGCATCTAATTATACGAGaacaattttaatctttatttttattgtcagttcttttatttaaaaatacctaTGTCATAATTCTCGTCCTCTATCAGCATATGTCTTGAAAGACTTGAAGATCTCAAGTGAAAGTCTTACACAGGCTGTGAAGGACAATTTTTCTGACTCTCTTTTATAATGTTGAGAGTCAATGTATTACTTACtttaattaagtaataaaatttctataaaatataatattttgaaactgattaggatatatatatgaaatgtaatattattgaaaaatactaTAAGTGGTGAttgtattttcaattgttAACCAAAATTCAGCTGATACAAATGGTAcaagtataaatttttcaacccTTTTCATTACCGTGTTATCTGTTTACATTTTGTGAATCACCTTATAAATTCCataataatgaaacttttaaggaataaaattatattttaataatgttaattatacACGCCACTTATATGTGCTCTTTGGATACACGTATTTATGTacaaattctattaatattttttgcattgTGATAGATACATACCGTCAGGATTTTATAAGATTGCATGAACtaaatttgtattactttAGTCACAACATACTTTAATATAAATGCAGCAACTGTGATTATGAAgcaaattaaatagatttatcATATAGATTATTCACAGTTAAAGAACCTTGCATTGATTTCATGATGTTTCACATTATTctgcttttaattctttttctatgtATCTCTTCTACTTATGGATcctcataaaaaaaaataaaagtaaaaaaaatagaagaaaaacagaataacATATTCAGTTAAAAGTAGAGTGAAGaaacagatatttataaatttatttaaaagattcaaaTTTAGTGGTGCATTAATCATATGAAACAGCAAattcttttaacttttaaatttattttagtatgaAAAGAGACTGTTTTCTAGATTTAAGCTTATTTCTTTAACAGGATCtgatgtatatttaattctttacaaatttgttaaataatatcggtaaaatatatcaattaaaagCACCTAtttagtttatataattttactttctgcgataaaattaaaaaaaaaatgtaagtatGAAACATTACTAATagtcatataaatatatatcttgtaGTCATTAAATGTGTCAATTCAAATGACATGCAATGTTTATATCCAtcatattattaacatttttagtaGCATGTCATGTATATCAATAAAAGCTGTATTTTAtcagtagaaaaatataataaaactcatctggttatgctatataactatataaacATCATATAATGTATTGTTGCATAATACTTCGTGTTTTCCAACACTTAAATTAtctcaaatttaaataatgtctgaaaataaatatcacgtTTTTTATGAGTTATTTCAATAGTACCTGTATTTATTTggtgtttcattattttcatactaataataataagatcatttaaattttaagaagtGAGCGATTATAATCGTTTCATATTatgtacgaagaaaaatactttaaaagtcatggaaaaaaaattattattcagtaGTATGAATaacttaaatatttagatCAACAAGCACAAATActattttgcttttatttaatttatatggtTGTGCaggatatatatttttttcaattttatgttaatataaaatgaaaaaaaaaaacaaaaaatttaaaatgtaaaaaatacagataaaCTTTTTGTAgcaataaatctttttttaag
Encoded here:
- the LOC122575352 gene encoding polyadenylate-binding protein-interacting protein 2; the encoded protein is MKMKIPNNRSGNDYGNETGIISYMDNSFESEIDVQGTEESDFSEYLWMENEEEFDKEVIQQLMEEELTEECLKAMWEDERQHERNTNSIAWSTATSMPENGAELCQQLNNLKMHDDLAKQSTLNPNAAEFVPAFKSAVTSVSTPPEVTAESS